CGGCCGCGCCCATCAGCAGCACCTGGACCTCGGATCCGCGGGGCACGGAGGTTACGCCCGTTTCCACGACGACGAGACCGTTGGTCCCGGTCATGGAACTGAGCATGCCGGACCCTTGTCCCGCTGCGGTCGAGGCGTAGAACCGGCCTTCGGTACAGGTGATTCTGGCGCGCAGATAGTGCCGCCGGTCCCCGCCGGCCGTCAGATCGTTCTCGAGTTCCGCCTTGACCGTGGGCAGGCGCCAGTCATGGGGGCTGTAGCCCATCATCTTCCGCATGGCGGGCCGTGCGAAGAGGAGGAAGGAGACCATGCAGGAAACGGGATTGCCCGGCAGGCCGAAGTACGGCTTCCCCTGCAGCAGCCCGTAGGCGAGGGGCTTGCCCGGCTTCATCTTCACCCGCCAGAATCTCATGTCCGCGCCGAGGTCTTCCAGCACTTTTTTAACGTAGTCGTAGTCGCCCACGGAAACGCCGCCGGTGGAAAGGACGATATCCGCGCTCAACGCCGACCGTATGGCCTTCGCGATCTCCGCTTCGCTGTCCCGGGCGATGCCCAGGTTGACCGGCCGGCCATTGCATTCCCGCACAAGCGCGGCCAGGGAATAGCTGTTGCTGTTGACGATCTTTCCCGGTACGAGCCGCTCGTCGATTTCGACGACCTCGTCGCCCGTGGAAAGGATGGCCACGGCCGGACGCCTGCGTACCGCGACCTGGGACCGTTGGAAGGCCGCCAGGAGGCCGATCTCACCGGGACCGATTTCGGCGCCTGTG
The nucleotide sequence above comes from Gemmatimonadota bacterium. Encoded proteins:
- a CDS encoding molybdopterin molybdotransferase MoeA encodes the protein MNMTADRMLTVEEAQEIVLESVSVSGVERVPLSESQDRVLAEDVAPRFDVPPQDNSSVDGYAVRAEDTSGASEEAPRRLEVLEEIPAGTVPAAHVVPGKSSRIMTGAFLPGGADAVVMVENTRQHADGVEILKAVKPGQNVRYRGEDVKQGQRVLFTGAEIGPGEIGLLAAFQRSQVAVRRRPAVAILSTGDEVVEIDERLVPGKIVNSNSYSLAALVRECNGRPVNLGIARDSEAEIAKAIRSALSADIVLSTGGVSVGDYDYVKKVLEDLGADMRFWRVKMKPGKPLAYGLLQGKPYFGLPGNPVSCMVSFLLFARPAMRKMMGYSPHDWRLPTVKAELENDLTAGGDRRHYLRARITCTEGRFYASTAAGQGSGMLSSMTGTNGLVVVETGVTSVPRGSEVQVLLMGAAEQNATGKCAAGQGVL